The DNA region GCATTAATACGTGCGTTAAGGCGTTTCAATCCGGAATTTTTTACAATACCCTGCTGATTGTCATAGCCAAAGGAAGCACGATAATTGCTCGTGTTATCCTTACTCGCACCGCCCAGACTCAAGTTATAATTTTGCGATATCGGACTGCGGAATATTTGCTTCTGCCAGTCTGTATTGGCACCGTAGTCAATACCTCCATCAGCTACAGGACCTGCATTTGCGCCAACTGCAGCTACCGCTTTTAAGAATGCATCTCTGCCAAGTACGTCATAACGCTTGGCAGTACTTGAGACACTTGTATTTGATGAAAATTGAATACCCTGGCCTTTGCGTCCTTTGCGCGTTGTAATCAAGATTACACCGTTTGCACCACGCGAACCGTAAATAGCTGCCGAAGATGCATCCTTTAATACTGATATATTTTCTATATCAGCAGGGTTTAAGAATGCCAGTGGATTACGTGCAGATGAGCTACCTGCACCAACGCCGTAGCCTCCGCTTGTACCCCCACCGTTGTCCAATGGCACACCGTCAACTACGTAAAGCGGACCATCGCCGGAGCGGATGGAACCAGCACCACGTATCGCTATGGTAGCACCAGCCCCAGGCTCACCACTTGAAGGAGTAACCTGTACGCCTGAAATACGGCCCTGAAGTAATTGATCAGGCGTTGAGATAACACCCTTGTTAAAATCTTTTGTGCTCAATGAGGCCACAGAGCCTGTCGCATCACGTACACGTTGTGTACCGTAACCGATTACCACAACTTCATTCAATGCTTTACTGGCCGATTCCATTTGCACATCGATTGATGTACGGCCGTTAATTGGCACTGTAACATTCAGATAGCCTACATAGGTAAATGTAAGGCTGCTTGTGGTTTGGGGTACTGAGATCCGGTATCCGCCGTCTACATTGGTAATAGTTCCGCCTGAAGCTCCTACAGCAGTAACTACCGATACACCAATTAACGAAGAACCATCTTTTTTGTCCGTTACTTTACCTGTTATCACCTTATTCTGGGCCATAGCAGGCTCCATCAAAAAGAGAAAAACAGCAAAGAAACATACGTTGAGTAAATGTTTAATTTGCATAAAACTTGAGATTTAGTTGAAATTGGTTGTTGTTTGGGTTTAGTTTTTAATCTGTAAAAGAGCCCCCTAACATTTATACGAAAAAATGCTAATTATGGTTTCAGGTTATCATAATAAATAATACCCAAAACATACGCATAATGTCACGCAAGCATCGCCCGTACCGGTAGATTAGCAGGTCTGTACAGGAAAAAGGTTAACAATGACTGATCGTTTAAAAATGTAATGGTTTACAATAATTACAGGTTAAATTCTGATGCAATTTAATTATAAATAAACTCAGAAAAACACTTATCGGTTGCGGTAAAGGTGAAAAGGGCTTATTTTAATATTTTTATAATTTTTTTCGATGTTTTTAAAATTTAAAAATCTGAAAAACAGATATTTATATAAAAAACAACAGTAAAAAATATAATGTTTTTTTAATCATTTATAATACTTTTTTTGCTAAAAACCCTGTAAGGTTTAGCTGCCTTACAGGGTTTTTAGCATTTATTTTCTTAAAAGTCAATCGTAGTCAAAAGCCTTAATATCCATAATCCGTTGTTCAAATTGATCCGGGTGCAGCGATTTGGCTTTGATCCTCATTTTGTAAACATAGATTGTATTGACAGAATATTCCAATATTTTGGCAATAGTTTCATTATCGGCAATACCCATCCTTATAAGCGCGAATATGCGAAGATCTGTATTTAATACTTCATCCTCATCAGGCCAGATCTGATCTTTCTCGGCAAACAGGCTGTTGAACACCGTAATAAAATTAGGGAAGATCTTTAAAAAAATATGATCAAAGCTGTAGTATAAACTCTCTCTTTCTTTTTTAATATCAATATTATTTACAAAAGTATGAATGGCATCGTACTTCTTCATCGAGAGCTTGGCATCAATGGAGATTTTCAAATTTTCGAGCTTAACTATATAGCCCGAAATGGCTTTAAAAAACTGCCCGATATATTCCTCTTTAATTTTTGCATCTTCAATCAGTTTCCCGTTTATGTGGTTTAACTGTACATTTTTCCCTTCAATTATTGCTTCTTTAACCTTCAACTTCTTTAATTGGTTGATGATCATCACCAGAAAAAAAACCACCAGCAATGCAAGCGAGGTAATAATTAACAGTAACACCAGGAAGCGGTTTTTTTGATGCTCGGTATTATTAAGCTCGGCTGCTGCTATTAATGGTAAAATTGAAGCAATCTGTATTTTACGCTGGCGGGCTCCGTAAAAGTCGGCATCGGCTTTTGCCAATTGAATGAAACTGTAAGCATCTTTGATGTTGCCCTGTTTATACAACAGTTCTGCCAGCGTATAAAGTGCAACCGTTTCACGGGTTGATGATTTGATATCGGCTATTGCAGCCC from Mucilaginibacter sp. SJ includes:
- a CDS encoding DUF6377 domain-containing protein — encoded protein: MKYIFCLLFSLIILSANAFTDPNTLLEELKTEIAKKNIYDSSKEARIRKLKAYQSNLSQTNYDVRFDTWDKLYTEYKSYQFDSAYVYVDKMISLSKVTGNKPKEYYSYVRMAFILLSSGMFNETFDYLRKVNVKALSNADKVDYYFFLGRCNYDLANYSNDKYFSPDYIKAGNKYIDSAVSFCGNDHIMHTYLLGLKDYQEKNYGEGRIRFKKLLEKDMPISMHLRAMVSCSLGAICLEDNERQEGLNLMMRAAIADIKSSTRETVALYTLAELLYKQGNIKDAYSFIQLAKADADFYGARQRKIQIASILPLIAAAELNNTEHQKNRFLVLLLIITSLALLVVFFLVMIINQLKKLKVKEAIIEGKNVQLNHINGKLIEDAKIKEEYIGQFFKAISGYIVKLENLKISIDAKLSMKKYDAIHTFVNNIDIKKERESLYYSFDHIFLKIFPNFITVFNSLFAEKDQIWPDEDEVLNTDLRIFALIRMGIADNETIAKILEYSVNTIYVYKMRIKAKSLHPDQFEQRIMDIKAFDYD